A portion of the Cryptomeria japonica chromosome 5, Sugi_1.0, whole genome shotgun sequence genome contains these proteins:
- the LOC131062674 gene encoding bifunctional dTDP-4-dehydrorhamnose 3,5-epimerase/dTDP-4-dehydrorhamnose reductase, with protein sequence MLGLNKNSSPRIASNLRWAAPPQCQIHSTKPIKMVASTENGAKSKLKFLVYGRTGWIGGEIGRLCEAQGISYEYGKGRLENRSQLMEDVETVRPTHVFNAAGVTGRPNVDWCESHKVETIRTNVVGTINLADVCRENGLILINYATGCIFEYDDAHPLGSGIGFKEEDTPNFAGSFYSKTKAMVEDLLKNFENVCTLRVRMPISGDLSNPRNFITKIARYDKVVNIPNSMTILDELLPISIEMAKRNLTGIWNFTNPGVVSHNEILEMYRDYIDPSYTWKNFTLEEQAKVIVAARSNNEMDASKLKQEFPELLSIKESLIKYVFEPNRKVSRG encoded by the exons ATGCTCGGTCTCAATAAAAATAGCTCACCTCGCATTGCCTCTAACCTCCGTTGGGCTGCTCCTCCTCAGTGCCAGATCCACAGCACAAAGCCTATAAAAATGGTGGCGTCTACAGAGAACGGAGCAAAGAGCAAGTTGAAGTTTCTTGTGTACGGGCGGACGGGATGGATCGGAGGAGAGATTGGGAGGCTGTGCGAGGCGCAGGGCATTTCATACGAGTATGGAAAGGGCCGGCTGGAGAACAGGTCGCAACTGATGGAGGATGTTGAAACTGTCCGTCCTACGCATGTTTTCAATGCGGCGGGCGTCACCGGTCGCCCTAATGTTGACTGGTGCGAATCGCACAAGGTGGAGACTATTCGAACTAATGTGGTCGGGACGATCAATCTGGCCGACGTCTGCCGAGAAAATGgactaattttgatcaattatGCCACCGGCTGTATTTTTGAGTACGATGACGCTCATCCGCTCGGCAGCGGGATTGGCTTCAAGGAAGAGGATACGCCTAATTTTGCTGGATCCTTTTATTCCAAGACAAAAGCTATG GTTGAGGATCTGctgaagaattttgagaatgtctGCACACTGCGGGTGCGTATGCCAATATCTGGAGATCTGTCAAACCCCCGGAATTTTATTACCAAGATTGCCCGCTATGACAAGGTTGTGAACATCCCAAATTCCATGACTATTCTAGACGAACTTTTGCCTATTTCCATTGAGATGGCAAAGCGCAATCTCACTGGCATTTGGAATTTCACCAACCCTGGTGTGGTTAGCCACAATGAGATCTTGGAGATGTACAGAGATTACATTGATCCTTCCTACACTTGGAAGAATTTTACTCTTGAGGAGCAGGCAAAAGTCATTGTGGCTGCCAGGAGTAATAATGAGATGGATGCCAGCAAGCTCAAGCAGGAGTTCCCAGAGCTATTGTCCATCAAGGAATCTCTGATCAAGTATGTTTTTGAACCCAATCGGAAGGTCTCCAGGGGTTGA